Within Phocoena phocoena chromosome 9, mPhoPho1.1, whole genome shotgun sequence, the genomic segment GTTTCTCCTGCCAGCCCGGCTTCCTCTCCGTGATGCTGGATCCCGGGAAACTTTCTCGGCGAGCAGGCTGAACCAGAGGCATGGTGCCACCCTGAGCCAGCAAGTCCGCAGCCCAGCCCTCTGCTCCCAGCCGCCTCCTGCACTTGGCGCTTCTGCTGCCCGGGGCAGCGTCGAGGGGAAGGAGGCTGCCCGGAAGTCCCAGCGAGAAGCGGAGCGGCTGCAGGCTCGGGAGGGCGGGCGCCGTCCCGGGAAGGCAAGAGACGGGGCCGGCCGGGCCAGCCGGAGCGCGTCCGCGGAAGGGGCGGCGGCCGCCCGATGCTGGCAGCGATGGGGCACTGACCCGCAGAGCCCCGGGCTCGGGAAGGTTGGCTGTGCCCTCCCACATAGGCCACGGAGTAACACCACCAGCAGCAGGGGGAGCGCTCAGGTCCAGCTCCACCTGGCGGTCCCGTGCTGATGCCAACGCTTTGGGGCTCTTTCTGAAACAGCCCCCCTTCCACGCCCACGTCTCTGCCCAGGCTCCTGCTTTCTTCGCCCATGTGTGGCCTGCCTGTTGGGTCTGGCTGGAGGGTTTCGGCTGGGATTCTGATGACTTGGACCCGCAGAGTGACAGACACAGGGACCCGGGGCCCAAAGCTCCTTCCAAAGACACCGGGTTTGTTTTGCTGCCTTTTGGTTGCGAGGCTCAGAAAGGGAAGCCTTgagcctttgtgtgtgtgtgggggggggggggggtgtctggAGAAAGGGACTTTCCCGACTGGGATGAGGCTTGGCGTCCAGCAGAAAGGGCATCACCTTCCCCTGGAAGCAAACACCCAGGCCCTCGCCTGGGACGTGGAAGTTTCCACCCAGGAACCGGTTCAGTTGTACGGGGGAAATCCTTGGGTTTTCGGCATAATATTTCTTCGAATTTATCATTTCAGATTTCTTGAGCCTCTTATTTAAACCAGTTTCCCCCTTCTGGAAGCATAGCTGCCCTCATCCTGAAAACCAAAGACACCCATTGAAAACGCCACCCTCATGCAGTTTCCCTGTCTTCTTGGTGGGCCCAGAGCTTGTTTATAGAACGTGAATTACTGtcagtttcttcttcctttgagAAAATCAGGCTCAGCCGAGAAAAGCCAAGAAGGTTACCTCCAAACACGGGCTTCCTTTCCCCCCAGGGGCGATTTTCACCAGGTTGGGATGAAGCCTGCACGGCTTCTGGCCCCGGCCCGCTTGTGGGTCTTTACAGGTGGGTGTCTCCTGTTTACCTCCAGGCTAGCATAGGTTCACCTGTCACACCACCAGGTCCTGTTTACCTCCAGGCTAGCATAGGTTCACCTGCCACACCACCAGGTCTTGCTGGATTTGTTACCCCAGCAAGTAGCCATGTGAGCCACCTTTGAATTCCAATAGAGAGTGTGCTGTGCTGGCCTCACCCCACTACGTTCCAGCCCCACCACAGCGGGCTGGGTTTCCATGAGATCCTAGATGGGGGTTGGCGAACGTTCTCTGTAAAGACCCGGATGGTACATACTTCAGACTCTGTGGGCTGCGTGGTCCCTGATGCAGCTTCTCCGGAGCCGTGGGAGCCTGAAGGCCCCCCCGGGGACAGCAGGCAGAGGAATGAgccagcctgggggtggggtggggtgggggggagtaagATTCCAAGAGAAACTTGCTGATGGAAGCTGAGTTACAGATTTTATAGAATTTTCACATATGGAATATTCTTCTTTAGCTGTtttattttcaaccatttaaaatgtaaaacccgATCTCAGCTTGTGGGCTGTATAAAAACGGGCCGCTGTCCAGATTTGTCCCTGGGGCCATGGTTGGCCGATAAGAAACTATGAAGGTCACTTCCCTGGACGTCTCAGCCCCCTTGAGTGGACGGTTCTTTCACAAGGATAGACCGGCCACTTTTCTGCGTCACTGGGGCACCCAGatgcttccccccgccccccagccctggAGCTGGCTCACAGGCAGGCACTTTGGTGCTTTCTTGCCAAATCTTGCAACCAGCCGGCATTCTTTGCATGTCAGCCCAGTATTTCCCATGTGGATGTGATGCTGACAGCAAAGGGTCTCCACCAGGAGAGGATGgggctgcctccctcccccccacacacgcTGCCGCGTGCCGGCAGCTTCCTCAGATGGACGGGCCTCGTGCTTTGTCCCACACGCAAGAGCCCATCACCACCCCTGATGGATCCGCAGTGTGCACTCAATGACATTTCTTCTTTCACATATTTGGGACAACCTGGTGGAAGAAAGCGGGAGTTGCAGATGACAGGATGGGACGGGAATTTTGCCACAGAACAGACGCGGCACAAAGTCTCTGTAACTTCTTTAATTATTCAAACAGAGCACAAAGATAACAGTTTCAAGTACATTCTGGTACGCGTGTTTGACAGGAATAGATATGCAATTAGTCACGAGGGAAGCCGGCGGCAACACCACGCACACGCTTGGCACAAACTCTTGGTCCTGTCAACCCTGAAGATGGAGAAGCGGGCCCTCGTCCGGCAGCAGTGCTGCACCTGCCCGATGCCCTGCACTTCCTTTCTCTATGCGGCGGACGTGAAAAAGAGAATTCTCACTATAAAGCTGCGAAGGGTCttaaaaggtggggagggagggggggaaacAGGCGAGGGTGCCACAACCTTGCCCGGCCAGGAGGGGGCGCTGCCAGGGACCTTCGGGCCAGGCCAACACCTGACCTCCCTCTCTGACCGCTAACTAGTCCGGGGCTCAGTCTGGCCAGAGCTGCTGGTGTGCTGCGTGCTCCTGGTTTGATTTAACACTCAGACCTGGACAGTCATCAGAACAGAAACCACCAACCTTACCAGGGATCGTAACCCTGCTGACCACCTAGGAGACCAAGGAGGACCAGGGATCACTCCTGCCCGGAGGGTGAGCTCTGGCCCCAGCACCACCCATCGGGGCCCCCGGCCTCTTGGAGGGCCACATCTCACCAGACCTCAGCACAGAAACCCCCCCAGGGACCTGAGCCCTAGCCTCAGAAGCAGCTTCTCCAGACCCTGACCAGGTGGGACCGAGACTGGCCCGAGGCCGTCGAGTTCAATTCTGTTCCCCTAAACCCAGGCCCGCCTTGTTTAATCTTCTGAGAGGCCCTGAGGCCACACGGCCCACCTTCCCAAAGCTCAGCCTCAGAGGCATTTGGGCCCAGAGCGCAGAGCGGGACAGCAGCCTTCACTAAACCAAAGCCCTCAGAGTGACCGCCCGGGGCGGCTGAGCCTATGACACAGCACCAGGCACGGAGGACCTGTCTCCCCGGCCCTGCTGACACAGGGCACTGGCTCCAGGGCGCCCGCAGAAGGAGGACCACGACCTAGGGACAAACGTCCTCACCTGACAACCACTCAAGACAGACAACTTGGAGACACCAGCGTGGCCCGAGGACCCCGGCACCCTGAGGCTCTAGTGGGTGTGacgggagaggagggaaggccgGGTCCGCACAGAGCAGGCAGGGAACACATCCTCCTGCAGCCCGTCAACACCTGGCCCTCTCCTTGGGGACCCTTCTGAAAAGGGCACCCCAGGACTTCAGAAAGCAGTTAGGATCTCCTCCCTGCAAGGCCAGGGGGACAGTGCACCCCAACCTGGGTCAACCAAGTGGAGGGAACAAAGTCGGCCACCAATGACGCGGGGCCTGGGGAGGAAGTTCTGGGTGACTGCCccaggccacctcctccaggcagccgcTGAGGCTGTGCTGGTTAAGCTGGGGGAGGTGAGGGCAGAAGGGCACCCAGCACGGCACCGCCATCCTTTGAGTAGAGAGGCTTTCACACAATAAATACAAACAGAGCTGAGGTTTCTCCAGTGACGAAAACAAACAAGTCGATTCGGTTACCTACGTAAGTGGATCTGAATTCACAGTATAAGCAACACATCTAAATATAATACTGGGAACTCCTGTCAGCACTAGGTTTCCCAAacaaagaagccaaaaaaaaggaaagaaaaagggctGCAACAGGAATTCTTAGTTATTATATACTAACCAGGCTGTGCGtggtacattttatttctataaaactattacaaaatattcaaaaatacattttagtaaatttacagcaGTTATTTCTCAATTTCTTAATGCAAAAacatcctttgtttttctctgtacaAACTACAGGCTCCATCCTTGTGGGATCACTATGTgcgcttttaaaaaatattattttctaataaattctTTGAAGTTAAAAATAACAGAGTTCTTCCAGTTtgcccaagaaaaaaaaagtgtatgtgtgtgtgtgagtgtgtaacAGTCTTGACTTCCAAGCATGTGGCCGAAATGGTGATGACAAAGCAAATATTCAACCCAGAAGACGAAACAGGAGATGGCTGTTACATTGGAAActagttaaattaaaataatatattttcatattttacactatttcaaaaatgaaatgtaattCAGTTAAGTATTGATCTCTCAAAAATCTAATTTACAATtctgtgtataaaaatataatttgtggaCCCCCATGAAGCATGTTTTAGTTTACACTTGCTGAAAAGCAGGAGCGTTGCAAACGAGGAATGGAGAGGACAGAATTTTGCTTTCTGAAAGTCAGGACGAGGGACGTGTAGAAAAATAGACTCTGAGCGGGTCGCTTGGCTTCACAAAATAATCTTTCCCCCTGTGAGTACAGCTCACATGATAATAAATTATCCAAGAAACAAACTATTTAAGGCTCTTGAAGGTCCggttcatattattttaaaacatctattcataccaaacaaataaatagccAGGAGAGgtgaaaaaataaccaaaattaaacaggaatcaaaaaattcaaaaatatatatatataaactaaacACAACAACAGAATTTCTCGGGGTCTTTGATTCCTTATAGTCTACTTTGGACTGTcctacttttttttattattattaattattattataattaaagtCTCATTTCGTGCGCTTTTTCCGTGTGTCATTTGCGGTATctcgcccctccccccgcccgccccgccccgccccttcccGGTGCCCTCCCCGGCCCCCTGGCCTTCAGCTGGACTTGACCGCCATGCCCAGCGGGTGCAAGGCCTCGCTGTCCAACAGCCAGGTGCCTATTTGGTAGAGCAGCTGCGAGTACCAGTGGATGCCCGAGGCGCCTGGCGCGTCGGTCGCACCTGGCGCAGCCGGCGCACCTGGCGCGGCCGGGGGCACgcggccgccgcccccgcccccgccgcggtCCGTGCGCGAGGGCGCCAGCGCGGCCAGGAGCGCGTGCGCCAGGCGGTAGGGCGCGAAGGCCCGGTGCGCCCAGTTGTGCTCCTCTATGACCGCGTAGCACGACGCCAGCACCCGGTTGATGAGGATGGTGCCCTGAGCCGTCAGCGGCGCGTACGCGCCCGTGCTCTCCTCGCGCAGCGTCACGCTGTGCACGGCGGCCGGCAGGAGCCGCCGACCCCCGCCGCGCTCGGCCACCACGTACACGTGCTGGCCAGGGCGCACGCTGCTGGCGAAGAGCGCCCGGCGCTCCGGCGCGCCCCCAGGCGGCCGCCCGGCGCCCGACAGCGCCTCGGGCTCCCGGCCGGCCGAGCCGTTGTGCGGCGCGACAAAGAGCAGGTGCGCGGCGGTGAGCAGCAGACGCTCGCGAGGCTCCCGGGTCTCAATCGCGTAGAAGACCTTCTTGGCGCCGTGGTCGCGGTCCAGGAAGGTGAGGAAGTCGCTGTAGAGCAGCCGGCCCTCGTCGTCGGCCGCCAGCACGCGGTCTCCGGGGCGCAGGTCCTTCACCAGCTTGGTGCCGCCCTGCTCCAGGTGCACCGTGGCCGAGCCCGGGAAGCAGCCGCCCGATTTGGCCGCCACCGAGTTCTCTGcggggggagagaagggagagaagaggagacaggGCGGTGAGTCCCGAGAGGAAGACGCGACTGGGAAGGGGGGGCGCACGCTTGGTGTCCCGCGCGCCCATACCGAGGA encodes:
- the SHH gene encoding sonic hedgehog protein, with translation MLLLARCLLVVLVSSLLMCSGLACGPGRGFGKRRNPKKLTPLAYKQFIPNVAEKTLGASGRYEGKITRNSERFKELTPNYNPDIIFKDEENTGADRLMTQRCKDKLNALAISVMNQWPGVKLRVTEGWDEDGHHSEESLHYEGRAVDITTSDRDRSKYGMLARLAVEAGFDWVYYESKAHIHCSVKAENSVAAKSGGCFPGSATVHLEQGGTKLVKDLRPGDRVLAADDEGRLLYSDFLTFLDRDHGAKKVFYAIETREPRERLLLTAAHLLFVAPHNGSAGREPEALSGAGRPPGGAPERRALFASSVRPGQHVYVVAERGGGRRLLPAAVHSVTLREESTGAYAPLTAQGTILINRVLASCYAVIEEHNWAHRAFAPYRLAHALLAALAPSRTDRGGGGGGGRVPPAAPGAPAAPGATDAPGASGIHWYSQLLYQIGTWLLDSEALHPLGMAVKSS